From one Anopheles cruzii chromosome 3, idAnoCruzAS_RS32_06, whole genome shotgun sequence genomic stretch:
- the LOC128270030 gene encoding zinc finger protein 3 homolog: MERDDKLTKVKKEASTSIQRWDNEVSACSSKPKGKDGDLILVMEPQNPSPTKYFDNNGIPLRKAVEQGELMQDEDCPDDKSNEQEEKSTKKKTHIITINCCNCEKKFVSRSAYETHYRTNYQQEPIYGCPVCGKQIEQYRAYQLHSYWHINSARYRFPCQECSKTFHQKSDLARHQLTHVASPASVGGELLGEDGKGHIKVSVCSRCNESFETQSKLKVHMRKVHPVPKQLVECPDCGKYLSSGSIYSHRKIHSDNPKFACGECGRTFVQKINLIQHCKTHIGLRPYQCGQCDKSFCEKAHLQRHLNYHSDERPYRCDSCGKCYKTERCLKVHSAVHTTERPFVCSECNKGFLSSSKLRQHSNIHSGLRPYKCKYCTRDFTNFPNWLKHIRRRHKVDHRTGEKLDSVPKFMTKKKDAPAERGNESTKVSTAKPRKRASKAISSSAPEILKEESLPYVSESSNIDLNLVCKDDLIQPLAGEIEDIFKCLPSDESKLSIIDPLGVQLVNDSDVALFPNDLLLSELECDVSDKNLITAHKQQAKSTDLCKSENPSSTMLRSFTSETLAGPLLYDAQLPIFSTMISICGGEQHFQLINPHCIHPGRSTDITKFSNESLASVPVSVSERKELLKQ, from the exons ATGGAGCGCGACGATAAACTTACGAAGGTAAAAAAAGAGGCCAGCACGAGCATCCAGCGCTGGGATAATGAAGTCTCGGCGTGTAGCAGCAAGCCAAAGGGAAAAG ATGGTGATTTGATTCTTGTGATGGAACCACAGAATCCTTCACCAACGAAATACTTCGACAACAATGGCATACCGCTACGAAAGGCTGTGGAGCAGGGCGAACTGATGCAGGATGAAGACTGCCCCGACGATAAATCAAATGAGCAGGAAGAAAAGAGtaccaagaaaaaaacacacattatCACGATCAATTGTTGCAATTGTGAGAAAAAATTTGTGTCTCGGTCGGCCTACGAAACGCATTACCGTACGAACTACCAGCAGGAACCTATTTACGGTTGTCCGGTGTGCGGCAAACAGATCGAACAGTACCGAGCATATCAGCTCCACAGTTACTGGCACATCAACAGTGCCAGATACCGGTTCCCGTGCCAAGagtgctcgaaaacgtttcaCCAGAAGTCGGACCTGGCGAGACATCAGCTAACGCACGTTGCGAGTCCTGCTAGCGTTGGAGGCGAACTTCTTGGGGAGGATGGTAAAGGGCATATTAAGGTTTCGGTTTGCAGCCGATGTAATGAATCTTTCGAAACGCAGTCTAAACTTAAAGTCCATATGCGTAAAGTGCATCCCGTTCCGAAACAGCTTGTGGAGTGTCCTGATTGTGGAAA ATATCTCTCCTCCGGCAGCATTTACTCGCATCGTAAGATACACTCGGACAATCCGAAGTTCGCGTGCGGCGAGTGTGGACGAACTTTTGTGCAAAAGATTAATTTGATACAGCACTGCAAAACGCACATCGGGCTGCGACCGTACCAATGTGGTCAGTGCGACAAATCGTTCTGCGAAAAGGCACACCTCCAGCGACACCTGAACTACCATTCCGACGAGCGACCCTATCGGTGTGACTCGTGTGGCAAATGCTACAAAACGGAACGCTGCTTAAAGGTGCACTCCGCGGTGCATACCACCGAGCGGCCCTTCGTTTGCAGTGAGTGTAACAAGGGATTTCTGAGTAGTTCGAAGCTCCGCCAACATAGTAACATCCATTCGGGACTGAGGCCGTACAAGTGCAAGTACTGCACGCGAGATTTTACGAATTTTCCCAACTGGTTAAAGCACATCCGGCGCCGGCATAAGGTAGATCACCGCACGGGCGAGAAGCTGGACAGTGTGCCAAAGTTTAtgacgaaaaagaaagacgCACCAGCTGAGCGGGGAAACGAGTCCACTAAAGTGTCGACGGCAAAACCTAGAAAACGCGCTTCGAAAGCGATATCATCATCGGCGCCCGAGATACTTAAGGAAGAATCCTTACCGTACGTGAGCGAAAGCTCCAACATTGATCTCAACTTAGTTTGTAAGGACGATTTGATTCAACCACTCGCGGGAGAAATAGAAGACATTTTCAAATGCTTACCGTCGGATGAATCGAAGCTCAGCATCATCGACCCGTTGGGCGTTCAGTTGGTGAATGATAGCGACGTAGCTCTGTTTCCGAACGATCTGCTGCTTTCGGAGCTGGAATGTGATGTTAGTGATAAGAACCTAATCACCGCACACAAGCAACAAGCGAAATCTACCGATCTCTGCAAAAGTG AAAATCCCTCCAGCACAATGTTAAGAAGCTTTACGTCGGAGACTCTCGCGGGGCCATTGCTGTACGACGCGCAGTTGCCCATATTTTCCACCATGATCTCTATTTGCGGTGGTGAGCAACACTTTCAATTGATCAATCCACACTGTATACACCCTGGACGGTCCACCGatattacaaaattttcaaacGAATCGTTAGCTTCAGTCCCTGTATCggtgagcgagcgaaaggaactGTTGAAACAGTGA
- the LOC128275610 gene encoding uncharacterized protein LOC128275610, translating into MSRGSLLLLLSFASVFLNINCASDRVIDPKWIKPGALDRWEQEQRQKQRQQTEESCEARLPIECDCPTLPEPAPTSDKTNANKEQELAVVLNRKIVNALFDNDGLRLDESGDFYQSELTLTITHRQLEKLNNGDASVKSIDSILSEIFEQSSKKRRKILWREKNCERLHVFVVTFAESVFLQTVLPILLLLGACYLVRVIARFTHIHPIVVFFLLIICSTICRKWVECNDNLAKKTLKQLGNDPRTTSSNLWGSFTSLFGTSSGQICDPVQVLVESMVSLQASYLKASFKELLDTFKESTDGAGFIQTIVIGLLLLGFAYILLTTCLDVGIRSGFLMVGNVVTRGIRGSTTTGFISDAGNQNPPQLPAMNFNIHINDTAARVVPVITEVVRTDTQRIELVTEPSAIEPVEDGSGDANEANTAKAIEANPTPGAGNESHQQNKTERQISNQQSTVVDDT; encoded by the coding sequence ATGTCTCGCGGAAGTCTTTTACTACTTTTATCGTTCGCAAGTGTTTTTCTGAACATCAACTGTGCGTCTGATCGTGTCATAGATCCGAAGTGGATAAAGCCTGGTGCTTTGGACCGCtgggagcaggagcagcgacAAAAACAGCGCCAACAAACGGAAGAGTCCTGCGAAGCACGGCTACCGATAGAATGTGACTGTCCTACGTTGCCGGAACCGGCTCCAACATCTGATAAAACTAATGCAAACAAAGAGCAGGAACTGGCTGTGGTTCTCAATCGTAAAATTGTGAATGCTTTATTCGACAACGATGGTTTACGGCTGGACGAGAGCGGCGACTTTTATCAAAGCGAGCTCACGTTGACAATTACTCATCGACAGCTGGAAAAGTTGAATAATGGTGACGCAAGTGTTAAAAGCATCGATTCGATCCTATCGGAAATCTTTGAACAGTCATCTAAAAAAAGACGCAAAATCTTATGGCGAGAGAAAAATTGCGAACGATTACATGTTTTTGTAGTCACTTTTGCAGAATCTGTATTTTTACAGACCGTGCTACCGATATTGCTCCTTCTGGGCGCGTGCTACTTAGTGCGTGTGATAGCCCGTTTCACGCACATACATCCCATCGTGGTATTCTTTTTGCTTATAATATGTTCCACAATATGCAGGAAGTGGGTCGAATGTAATGACAATTTggcgaaaaaaacattgaagcAGCTGGGCAATGATCCCCGCACCACTTCATCCAACCTGTGGGGAAGTTTTACGAGCCTGTTTGGTACTTCTAGTGGGCAAATCTGCGATCCAGTGCAAGTGCTCGTTGAATCAATGGTTTCACTGCAAGCTAGTTATTTAAAGGCATCCTTCAAGGAACTGCTGGACACGTTCAAAGAGAGTACAGACGGAGCTGGGTTCATTCAAACGATAGTGATCGGGTTATTGCTGCTGGGCTTTGCATACATCCTGCTCACCACGTGTCTGGATGTTGGCATTCGTAGCGGTTTTCTAATGGTCGGCAATGTGGTAACCCGGGGAATACGAGGATCAACAACAACTGGTTTTATCTCGGATGCTGGTAATCAAAACCCTCCTCAATTGCCGGCAATGAACTTCAACATTCACATAAATGATACAGCAGCTCGCGTAGTACCTGTGATAACCGAAGTAGTAAGAACCGACACTCAACGTATCGAACTGGTAACAgagccatcggccatcgaaccGGTTGAAGATGGATCTGGAGATGCGAACGAAGCAAACACGGCAAAAGCTATTGAGGCAAACCCTACGCCAGGGGCAGGCAATGAAAGCCACCAACagaacaaaacggaacggcaaaTAAGCAATCAACAGTCGACTGTTGTTGATGACACTTAG
- the LOC128272735 gene encoding uncharacterized protein LOC128272735: MNAVRPKHQRKASTVFVRLVAILVAVWGPNLAATSLATNDVHLPEETDHRQHQKGTQMYPKASATPFVTYHVEHEQSEYDARRYVALLNESEIHRLPSWCHKHCNSSLLHYCRSNDFLNDHCCCEYSHSKEQLPWMPHTCLRQLGERCTANAGSCSNYRAIKECCCDRLTKHEYKIKFSAATSLEAFLVSRLTLFAGLIITLVPTTIAEWPYLLS; the protein is encoded by the exons ATGAATGCGGTACGACCAAAACATCAAAGGAAAGCCTCCACTGTTTTCGTGCGCCTCGTGGCGATCCTGGTCGCTGTTTGGGGGCCAAACCTTGCGGCCACGTCCCTGGCAACGAACGATGTGCACCTTCCGGAGGAAACCGACCATCGGCAGCACCAAAAGGGGACACAAATGTACCCGAAAGCCAGCGCGACCCCTTTCGTGACGTACCACGTCGAGCATGAGCAGTCGGAATACGACGCTCGCCGGTACGTGGCCCTGCTAAACGAATCGGAAATTCACCGTCTTCCGAGTTGGTGCCACAAGCACTGCAACAGCTCCTTACTGCACTACTGCCGGTCGAACGATTTTCTCAACGACCACTGCTGCTGTGAATATTCACACAGCAAAG AGCAATTGCCATGGATGCCGCACACCTGCCTACGCCAGTTGGGCGAACGTTGCACAGCGAACGCCGGATCGTGCAGCAACTACCGCGCGATCAAAGAATGCTGCTGCGATCGGCTTACGAAGCACGAAT ATAAAATCAAATTCTCAGCGGCCACCAGTTTGGAAGCATTCCTCGTCTCGAGGCTTACGTTGTTCGCCGGATTAATTATCACACTTGTGCCGACTACCATAGCTGAATGGCCATATCTACTCAGTTAA